From uncultured Desulfobacter sp.:
GGAGGTGCTGCTGCGGGCGCTGCCGGGGAAACCACCCGACAGGTGGCGCATGGTGAATCTCTGGATGGCGGACGTATTCTCAGCGAGGCGGGTAGCGGTGCGGTCACCGGTGCCGCCATCGGCGGTGCGATTGGCGGCGCGATACCGTTGGTGGCCGCAGGGGCAACGGCCGCTGCCGGCACTACTGGTGGTGCTGCAGTGGTGGCAGGTGCGAGAAGTGCAGCTCAAAGCGTTGCATCCTCGGCTGTGGGCAGGGGAGCCGCTGCGGTGGCCCAACGGGCCGCAAGTTCTTCTGCCGGACAGGCTGCCGGCGCTGTGGTACGGACAACGGGTGGGGCTGTTCAGGCGGTTCACAATGCCGGTCTTCGTGCCGGCGGGGCTGCCGCTGCCCGGACGTTTGCGTCCGGGTCGCAGGGCGCCCAGGCCGCAGCAAGGTTTGTTGCCAGCGGCGGCAGTGCTGCTGCCACTTTTCGGCAGGCGGCAAGTTCCGCTGATGATGTGGCGGCGGGTGCCGCTGGCAGCACTGCGGGCGCTGCTGATGATGTAGCCGTTGCTGCAGCTGATGATACTGCAACGGGTGCAGCTGCCGGTGTGGCTAATAGCGGCGATGATATGGTGACAGTTTACCGGGGTGTGAATCAAAGCCATTATGATTTTGCTGCTCAGTCACAGGGAGTTGTAAGACCGAATAATCAATGGTGGCAATTCTGGAAAGGCCGGGGATCCAGTCCCATTGAGCACAATGTCGGCCGTGGAGGAACATTGAATTCTCCTTATACCTCCTGGACAACGGATCCTGAGGTTGCGATCAATTTTGCTTTGCGTCCAGGCCCTTCCCCCGGTGTTGTTATTACGGCTGAGGTCCCAAGATCAAGCATCATTGCAAGCCCGAATATGAAAGACGTCGTGCTGATTCAAGGTGGTGGTATCGTGTCTGAGGCAGAGGTATTTTTGAGAGGAACTATACGGGGAATAGTGAGGAGTGTTACACCATGATAAAAATTATAAATTCTTTGGATGACTTGGAATCTGATGTATGGGCTGTACTTCGCGTAGACCCAAATACCGGAGTTCCACTCAATGAACAATTTGAATGGGCCCAATCGGGGGATGCTGCATTCTATTGTTTTTCAAGCATGGAGGATGCACGCACCTATGCATTGCAACAATTGTCAAAAAATAAATTGACGGAGTGGTGTCTGTTCGATCCGAACGGTACACAGGTAGAGACCATTAATGACCCTGAGGCCTTGATTGAAAATATTCCCAAAAAGAAAGGTCTGTTTGAAAAAATGATGGATCTTTTTCGTAGGAAACGGTGATTTCGGGAAAGACTGAGGATTACATCCCCATTGTCAAGATGTCAGGTGAACCTTTTTAAAGAATAGTTATAAAGTTAGCCATAGAGTAAAGAAAAGCTAAGGATTAATCTCAACGAATAAATTTTTGACCAGGTGCAAAGTCCATCTAAAACTAAACTGTAACAGTGAAGGATCTAAATACCATGAAAGAAGAAAACTACACCCTCAGTGGAAAAGTAATAGGGAAAGATGCGAAAGCCGGTATTCAGGGGCTTCGGATCGAAGCCTGGGATAATGATTTGTTTTTTGATGATTGTATCGGAGCCGCGGAGAGCGGTGAAGACGGCGGGTTTGAAATTCGTTTTGACGCACCTCATTTTCGCGAGTGGCTGTCAGACCGCAATCCAGATCTTTATTTCAAGGTATATAGTGGCGACACCCTTTTGCAGACAACGAGTGACGACCTGTTGTGGCATGCTGGCCGGACAAAAAACGATGTGGTGATACAGGCGCCGATGGAAGCGGGTATGGAACCCCATCTTCTTTCCGGTTATGCCGTTAGAGGCGTTGTCCGCAATCCCCGGGGCAGCGGCCTGCCGGGATTGGTGGTGCGGGTCTTTGACCGGGATATGCGCAGCGAGCAATTGCTTGGCAAAGCAAAGACCGATGCCGATGGAAAATATGAAATTGAGTATTCCAGAAATCAGTTTGACCGGGTGGAAAAAAAGACGGCCGATTTGGCTGTAAAGGTTTTTGGCCCCACCGGAGAACAGCTTCTCCATGATCCCAACATCGAAGATATTGTATTTAATGCGCGTGACAGGGCCAAGGTAAATATTGTCATCAATACTGCAATTACGCCTGCCGCAGATGAGTATACGTTAACGGATGACTGCATCCTTCCCTTACTGGAAAAAGTGGATGTTGCAACCCTTCGGGAAACCAAGGGAACCCGGGACATTTCTTTTTTAAACCGGGAGACGGGTATTGACAGGCTGCAGCTTGAGCATTTTGTCGTGGCGCACAGGCTCCATCAAAAGACGGATATTTCATCGGTTTTTTTCTATGCGTTACTGCGGAAAAACAGCATTTTGAAACTGGATAGTCAAAAACTATGGAATATCCGTTTTCGGATTGATCTGAACACGGATATCCATCCGCTGATTTTTGAGATTGCGCTGTTGGATGACAAAATTATATATACCGACGTCAACGCAGCAATGAAAGAAATGATTATTCCCGATATTTCGGAAGAAGAGCTGAAACGCATACTTGTTTTGCTGAAAAAGTATAAAGCCGAGGCCGAAGAATATCAGCAGAAGGAGAAACCGCGCCGAGCGGTCGAATTGATTACCAACGTGCTGATGTCAGACAAACTGCCGGAGCTGGTAAAAAATTTTGGTGGTAAAAATTTTGATTTTGATGCCCTGGTTGATTACCTTGCAGAAAACAAACTGCTTGATGACAAACTGGATAAAAAACGTGCCGGAGCCAGTATTGCACTGGCAGATATTCTGGGGTTTGATAAGGATATTATAGATAGTATTCGCAAAATCAAACAGATCAAAAAACCGGAAGATGTCGAAACACTGGCGGCCATGAACCGCAAAGAGTGGTCGGCACTGCTGGAAGCGTCTGCTGCCGACATAACCCTCGCTGGAAAACCCATTGACAAGCGCATTATTGATCGTCATGCTTCGAAACTGGTGCGCAGATTCGAAAAGCAGTTTCCCACAACAGCCTATGTGTCCCAGTTAAAACGGGAATCCAAACCGACCTTGAAGCATCACGCACGGCTGGCAGCTTTGCTGTCAGAGCATCCGGAATTTAAATTGGAGAGTACGGGTGTTGATGCCTTTTTTAATGAAAAAGGCATTGATATCCAGTCGAATCGGGGCGCAATAAAAGAATTGAAGCGCCTGCAGCGCGTATTTAAGCTGATTCCCCACTATAGTAAAACCAATAGCTTGATGGCACAGGGGTTGACATCCTCCCAGAGTATTGTGGCGACAGGACGTTCCCGGTTCATCAATAAAATAGCCCCCCGGGCCGGCCTGACGGTCAAAGAGGCCAATGAGGTGTTTGCCAAAGCCGAAAATATCAACACGGCATCCATGTTTATCATGGGAGACGTCCAGGAGATGATTTCCGGTTCACCCATAGCGGCGCTGAAAAAAGCTTCCCTTCCGGCGGTTCTGGAGGCGGTTGGGGAAGATTTTCCAGATTTAAAAACCCTGTTTAAGCAGGCAGATATGTGCACCTGCGAGCACTGCCGGTCCGTATACAGTCCGGCGGCTTACCTGGTGGAGTTGCTTCAGTTTCTGGACAAGCGCTCCGTGGTTGACCGCAGTGTGGATCCCCCGGTTGAGGGGTATCTGGCAAAGAATGTGTTGTTTGATCGAAGACCGGATATCGGCGATCTGGATCTGAATTGTGCCAATGCCCAAACACCGCTTCCCTATATTGACCTGGTTTGTGAAGTTCTTGAGGCTGCCGTGTTCCCAGACCAGGGCATTCCCATTAACGGGGTCGTGTCTGGGGGCGCGATTCCCCCCGCCCTGAAAATCCAGTTGGAAGCCGGAGGTCTCGTGGTCAGTGATGCTGCCGTCATCCATGAACCGGACTCACAGGGAAATTTCATCCTTCGAGATGAAAAACTGGTTTGTAAAATGGTCAACCAGGGGGCACCGACGGATTTTATCGCCTATCGGTTGCATCAGACCTTTGGTTCTGCGCAGGAACTGGCAGCCGCGCCAGAGTATGTGAACAGTGATGCATATGATCGCTTGGCCGTCGCTGAGTTTGCCTTTGGTCTGCCATTTGACCTCAACCATGTGGAGTCCATGGCTTATTTCTCACGATTTAATATTTCACGAGCCGAGCTGATGGATAGCTTTCACCAGGGCGGCTCTCCCTCTCCCCAGGAAATTGCTGCGGAAAAACTCGGGCTCACCCCGGCTGAACATGATTTAATTAAATTACCCCAGCCTGCCGCCCAGGAAGGCTATTGGAATATTCCGGCGGTGGATATTATCGCTGAAATGGAAATCGTCGACACCATGCTGACCCGGACAGGACTCAGCTATAAGGACCTGGCTATCCTGCTCCAACTCAAATTTATCAATCCTGCCGGCAGCCTGTTTATCAAACACGAGGATCTGGCCTGTGATACCACTCAAAAGCGTATTGAAAACCTTGATGAAGATGCGCTGGACCGGATTCATCGGTTTATGCGAATTCGCAATAAAACCGGCTGGTCCCTGGAACTCCAGGATGAATTGCTCAGCCAGCCCCGGCTGGGGAACAATGATTTGAATGGAGATGGCCTGGTCAATATGGCAAACCTTGTCCGTGTCAGTGAATTATCCAACATGAAATTAGATCAGTTGATCGGGTGCTATGGAGACATCCCCCATGAACAACTTTTTCATTCAGATGATATTCCCCTGTACCAGCGTATTTTTCTCAACAAGGCTGCCAATGGTGTTATTGACGACGCATTACTGCCGGAAAATATCGGTGTGCCTGCCCTGTTAGGGGAAGATGTGAACAATTCCATTGCGGCTGCCCTGCAAATCTCCCTGGAGGATTTAAATGAATTGATTGATGGCCTGTCCGTAACGGATTTAACCTTTGAAAATTTAAGTGCCCTTTACGGCCATTCCCTGTTGAGCCGGAAGTTATCTGTCTCGGTTGCCGAACTGCTGCTGTTTATCAAACTGACCGGGCTTGATGCCTTCAACTCGCCCGCAGTGACCCTTGAATTTGTAAAAACAGTGATTGAAGCAAAGACGTCGCCTCTGGCCATCGAAGATATGAAGTTTATGCTGACCCATGACGCACCGGATCTGGATGGTTTTGAAATATCTGAAGACACCATCATTTCCATCTTAAGCGAACTCCAGAAGGGTTACCAGGAGGCCTTTAAAGCCAATCAATCCGCCTTTAGTACGGATCTCACCTCCCAGGAAATGCTGGCCGATTTAAAAGCTGCCTTGCTCAGCTTGCCGCAAATTACAGAAGCGGCGGCGAATACGTTTGTTGAAATGGCCAAAGGCGACTTTGCACTCCCGGCATCAGATGGTGTATTTATCTCAGAGCAGTTAGATGATTATTTCGATACCACCGATGTAGTGATCGCCCAGGCCCACCTGGCAAATACAGATCCGCTTGCCGCAGATTACGATCCCGAAGCCGATCGGCTGGCGATGATTCGGGGTATCCTTGATGGCATTGCCGACTATTTTTTTCAGGCGCAGCAATTGGATCAATTGGTTACCGTCATGACTGCGGCGTTTAATGTGGAAGAGGAACTTGCCAATGCGGTCATTGATTTTGCAGAGGTCAGACAGCTGGCGGCCGTGAATTCGGATATTGCCGTAATTCTCACCACCAGTGATCTGATTGACAGGGTGAATACCGAACCGGTTTTGCCCCTGATTGATGCCGTCACTTTTGGAGAGCAGTATGCGGCGATCCGACTGCTGCATAAACTGTTTCCCCTGGCCGGTTCCCTGGAGCTGAGTGCCGATGATGTATCGTGGTTATTGGAAAATTGTGAGGATCTGTCATGGATGAAGCTGGACGGCATTCCCTATGAAGCCGGTCAGACTCCGATACCCTATCAAAGCTGGCTGGATTTGATGGCCATTGTGGATCGGCTTAAATCATTGACTCCGGTTGCTGATCCCATGGATGCCGGCAATCCCATCTCCTTTCAGGGATTGATGGAACTGCTGATCTTTGATGTGGGCACCCCGACGGAGGAATGGCTGGATTTATTGGCCTTGCTGACCGGTTACGACCGAGAGGGCCTGGAAAATTTAAATGACCGTTTTGGCTATTCGACACCCGATCTTGGGGCCTATTTACAGGCAGACACCTGGAATAAAATAGACGTCTGTATGGCATACCAACGAAAACTGAGCGTCAGCATCGGCTCGGTGGCCGAATTTATCAAACCCAGGCTGACGGCTGCGGATACCATTGCCTTGAGAATTGCGCTTAAGGCAAGATACAGCGATGCCACCTGGCTCACCACACTATCAGAGATCATGGATACCATTCGTCCACAGAAACGGGATGCCCTGGTGGCCTTTTTGCTGGCGGTAAATCCTGAAATCAATGATCAGAACGACCTGTATGATTATTTTCTGGTGGACACCCAGATGGAAGCCTGCATGCCGTCTTCGCGGATTGTCCAGGCCCACGGCGTTGTTCAGCTGTTTGTACAGCGCTGCCTGCTGGGCATTGAACCCGGGGCTGCCGCGGATGTGGAAGCCGATACGGGGTGGGAGCAATGGCAGTGGATGCGCATGTACCGGGTCTGGGAGGCCAACCGCAAGGTGTTTGTCTATCCGGAAAATTGGATAGAACCGGAATTGCTGACGGACAAATCGTATCTGTTCAGTGATCTGGAAAACGAATTGCTGCAAAACGAACTTAATGAATTCACGACAGAAGATGCCATCGCCAATTACCTTGAAAAGTTAGACGATATTGCCTTTCTTGAAGTGGTGGCCTGCTGGTACCAGGAAGAGCAATACACCATGCATGTCTTTGCCCGAACCAAGGGTGGCGATCCGGCCCAGTATTTTTATAGAACCTTTGAAAACGAGCGTTATTGGACGCCATGGCAGAAAGTGGATCTGGATATTACCAGCGACCACCTGCTGGCCTTTATACGCAATCGACGGTTATACCTGGCGTGGCCGGTATTCAGTGATGAGAATGACCCGGACCAGGAAGTGAGCACACCCGCCGTCACAACCACCGAGGGCAGTCCTCAACCCATGAATAAAGGCGATATGCGCACCAAAATACAGCTGGCGGTCAGTGAATATGCCAATGGTGTCTGGAAGCCGAAAAAAATATCCCAGGAAGCGATTACCACACCCGTTGATTACAGCACCACCTATACGGATCCAAAAACCTTTAGCTTTTTCTATGAACGATTCCTGGACAGGATCACCGTGTTTCACTCCCTGGAGCCGGATTACCATATACTGGACGGACACTTCAGTTTAAACGGCTGCAAGGGGTATCCTGAAGTGATTGAAGCCAACAGTATGTATTACCGTGATTTCTATCCTGATTTTGAATCGGCAATTCTCCGGGTACAACGATATCTTTTTCAGCAAAGCGGGCTAAAGAACGAGGGCCTGGCCCTGCGGACCACTTTTACCCTGTTCTTTTTTGTGGATCGTCTCAATAAAACACCCAATGGATATAAAGCGACCTATCCCCATCAGTTTTCCTTACTTGATCTTGTCGGCATGTTTTTTCAGTTAGTTATTTATATGGTTGTTGGAAAAATATCAGACAATAGAGGCGGATTCATAAAAAAACCCCTGGGAACCGGGATGCCGTATTTTGTTGAGGACAGTGCCTATGGTTATGCCGTTATTCCAGGACTTTACGGAAGCATCACGGATCCTGCCACGGGAACGGATGTAACGGTCAAGAGAACGTTTTCCAATATCCTTAAACTGGTTGAAGATATTATGGCACTGGTTCGGGAATATCTGACAAAATTGACTGCCACACCGGCCCCGTCGCTGGATGACTGGATGGCGGAGTTGATTGCAGATCAGGATTACCAGGATATCATGAAAGAAATAAATATTTATCGCCAGCTGCACCCAAAAGAAGAATATAAAAACATGTATCATCCCCTGGTCTGTGATTTGCGAAAGACATTTTACAAAGAGGGGGTGCCGGGCCTGATGAAACGGGAGACTCAAATGACCAAAAGCAATTTCAGTTTTGATGATCGTTTTGATCCCCAGCCCACTGTGCAGCAGCCGTATCCCGTCGAAGACGTGGATTTCAACAGTGATGGTGCCTACAGCAGCTACAACTGGGAAATGTTCTATCATGCTCCCTTGATGATTGCCATGCGCTTGAGCAAGGACCAGAAATTTGAACAGGCGCTGGAATGGTTTCATTTCATGTTTAATCCCACAGGCGTCCTGGATGGACCTGTGCCCCAGAAGTACTGGGTCACAAAGCCATTTTTCCAGGCCACTGATCAGGATTATATTAATCAGAGAATTGACAATCTATTGTATCATATTGCAGATCCCACGACCCCGGAACGGGCAGAACTGGAATTTGCCATCGGTGAGTGGCGGGAAAATCCATTCATGCCGCACACGGTGGCACGTTTTCGCCCCGTGGCCTATCAAAAAGCGCTGTTAATGAAGTATCTGGATAATTTAATTGCCTGGGGAGATTATAATTTTGGTCAGGATACCATGGAGTCAATTGCCCAGGCCACACAGTACTATGTGCTGGCAGAGAAACTGCTGGGCCCCAAACCACGGGTGGTCGATCCGCCGGTTGCGGTTCCCGCTCAGACCTACTATCAGATCGAGAACAGCCTGCAGGATTTTGGCAACGCCTTGGTGGCATTTGAAAATATGATTCCCGACCTGGCCTTGCTGCCCCGGGAGGGGGCGGAGTTGCCGCCGGCCCCGATTACCTTGTCCAGCCTCTATTTTTGTGTCCCGCAAAACGAAAAAATACTTGAATACTGGGGCATCATTGAAGACCGCCTGTTTAAGATTCGAAACTGTCAGAACATCGACGGTGTTGAAAGAAGCCTGGCATTATTTGCACCACCAATTGATCCGGGGATGTTGGTTCGGGCGGCAGCGGCCGGATTAAGCCTCTCCTCAATTCTCTCAGGCATGGGGGCGCCTCGCCCCCATTACCGATTCGAACGATTGTCACAAAAAGCCACTGAACTGATTCAGGAAGTCCGTGTGCTGGGCAGTTCCCTTCTACAGGCGCTTGAAAAAAAAGATGCGGAAAGCCTTTCCCTGCTACGCAGTGAACTTGAACATAAGGTCCTTGCGTCCACCAGAGAGATGAAGCTTCTGCAAATCAGCGAAGCCGCAGAACAGATTGAGGTGCTTAACAAAAATCGGGAAATCACCCAGGAACGCAACGATTATTATGCTAATATTGAGGCCATTAATGCCAACGAGCAACTGAACCTTGATAAATTATCCGAGGCCCACGTTTTTCAAACCATCTCCTCTGTTGTTCGTGCTACGGGGGGGGTGCTTGGACTTATTCCTGATTTTTCAGCCGGTGGTCACGGTGCCGGGGGGTCTCCCGCCATTCACGCAACCTGGGGCGGGTCATTTCTGGCTGAGGCGGCAAGTGCCGCAGCCGGGGTGCTGGATATCTTTTCAGGCATTGCATCCTATGAAGCCAGTCGTGCCTCAACCTTGGGCAGTTATGATCGACGCAGCGATGACTGGAGTTTGCAGGAACGGGTGACCGGTAAAGAAATGGTTCATATCGACCAGCAGATCATTGCCGCTGAGATTAGGAAGGAGATAGCCGAAGCAGATCTAAAAAATCATGATTTACAGATTGAAAATAACGAAAAAATCAATGACTTCATGCACAGTAAGTACACCAATAAAGACCTCTATACGTGGATGGTCGGTCAGATTACATCCGTCTATTTTCAGGCCTACAAGCTATCCTATGATATGGCTAAAAAAGCCGAGCAGTCCTATCAATATGAACTGGGCAGCACGGATACATTTATGGAATTCGGTTACTGGGACAGCCTTAAAAAAGGGCTTTTGTCTGCCGATCATCTGCTCCACGATTTGAAGCGGATGGAAGTGCGGTATCTGGATAACAATAAGCGGGAATATGAACTCACCAAGCATGTGTCCCTTTCCATGCTGGATCCTCTGGCTCTGGTTCGATTGCGGGCGACGGGTGTCTGTGACTTCACCATTCCAGAGGCCCTCTATGATATGGATCACCCCGGGCACTATTTCCGGCGCATTAAGTCCATCAGCATTTCACTGCCTTGCATTGCCGGCCCCTATACTTCGGTGAGCGGTAAATTGTCTGAGCTCAGCAATAAATATCGTAAAACTATTGCCAAGGCAGCCGGGGCAGGGACGCCCAAGGAAGAATATGAAGAAAATGTCAATGGAGATACCCGTTTTGTTTATAATATCGGTAGTATTCAATCCCTTGCCACCAGCAGCAGCCAGAATGACAGTGGTTTGTTTCAGCTCGACTTCAACGATGAGCGGTTTCTTCCTTTTGAGGGTACGGGTGCGGTGGGTACATGGCGATTTGAATTGCCCACCCAGGTGCAGCAGTTTGACTATCAGAGCATTACCGATTTAATCGTGCATGTAAAATATACGGCCCGCGAGGGGGGAAGTACATTGCAAAACCTGGCCCAGACAACGCTTAAAGACAAACTGATGGAGATCAGCCAGGCACTGGAAAAAACAGGCATGCATCGATATCACAGTCTGAGATATGAAATGCCGAATGAGTGGAACTTACTGAAAACAGAAGGTGTGACAAATGTTACCCTGACCAAGGCAGTTTTACCGTATTTTGTACAGCCGCTTGCAGCTTCCATAGCAGAAATCATCTTTATCGCAAGGGTCACGGGGAATCCTGAAACGTTTACGATCAAAATTGATCAGAATCCAGATCTGGTGCTGCCAGAAAATCCTGAATTGGGTTTATGTTTAGATGTAACTACGGAGGTTGTTCTGGATACCACTTTTTCCTTGAGTTCAATTGACGTTAATCTGGACGCGCTTGAAGACCTGGCAATGGTGATTAAATATACTTTCACCTAAATATAAAGTCTACCCGGAACGGGTATGCCATAAGGTTTTTTCCGGCTTTCCATGGAATATCAGTAAAAATAATAACAACATCTTTTAACAAAAACCGCTGTGCCGTCTGAAGTATGGTACAGCGATTTTTCTTTGTTTACCGGACACCATATATCACTGAACGTCAGGGGTACCCTCCCATAAAAGAGGAAAGATCATCAAGAAGTTCTCGACCCAAAGGCCGGTCGAGAAGGTCACAGACGGGCCTTTCACGCCGCGCCTGACAGTCAGGTACCCTTGAGTTTATTGGCCAGATCATTATCAATCACATAAATGCAAATCTCATTGGCACCCTGCTGTGAATACTCAAATTTACTAACCAAGTTATCAATAAGAAATTTCACATCGCGTTTAATGCGTTTATCATGGGCTTTAAAATTTTCAGTATCAAAATCCTTTATGGCCCGCCTGAAATTTGCATTGTCAATAAAAGGCTCTAACACCTGTTTTTTTAAGTTATGCACATACCGTTCATGAAGTTTTTTAAACAGCCGGGTCTGGGTAATGTCCTTTCCTTCGATCATGATCTCGTGGGAAAGCGTAAACCCTGTATATTCCTTTAATACATCCAGGCGCAGGTCCTGGCGCCTTTTTGCATCGGCACTTTCAGACAGAAGCCTGATTTCAATGGTTTCAAGAAATGTTTCGGTAACATGAATCTCTTCTTTGGTAAAAATACAGTTCACAACAGCGCCGATCTCATTGGTCACAGCGGAAATATAATTTTTAATATCCTTTGCGATTTGCTCCTCGTTGTAATAATAAAGACACTCTTTGACCTGCTGGAGAATACAATAGTCATACATCCTTAAAAGTGAAGACAAAAACCCCGAGGGAATCATCTGGCGTGTAGGGTCTTCGAGTTTATTGAAAAACGAACACAAATCAAGCATGTTGATGTGCCTGCCTTCCTTAGCAAATCTCGAATAAAACCGGTCAAAAAGTTTAATGGAATCCCGACCGGACAGGCCCTGTTTCCCATATTCTTCAGACTCGGCAATAATTTTTTTCATCGCCTTTTTGTCCAGCGCCTTTTTGTCCTCGTCATTCAGCCATTTAGGAATACTTCCTCTGAAAATCTCCATAAGCAGCAGGATAAGACTCTCATCGCAAAAGTTCAGGTATTTTTTTGGATCTTTTATCCATTGCTCTAAAGCAGGAGATTTTTTTCCGATTCTGGTGCAAATAATAACCCTTGCAAAATTTTCAAGCACCATGGGCAGAAAGCTGCTTTCAATATGGCGGCCAAAAATGGTCAGGTAGATTTTAACTTCGGTGGTCAAATCAAGAACGTATGGGATATCTATATACTGAATACGGTCTTTAAAAGAGGGAAAATCTTTAATATTTTCTTTATCTTCGGGATTCATAAGAGCAAAAAACAACGCCTCCACGTGTTCCTCTACGTTCTCTACCTTGTGAATCGCCTCTGAAATAATATTATGAAGCTCAACCATGCGCTCGACATTATGCGACTTAATATCCATAAGAGCATAGATACCGTTGTGAATTTTTGCATAGGAGGAATAAATATAGTTAATAACGTTGGAATCACGAAAAAGCTCATTAATTCGGCTCTGGAGCATCTGGTTAAGGATAACGTTTCGCCGCAACGGCCTGTCCCCGGGGTTGAAAACGGAGATACCGTTGCCAAGGCGGCGGTTGAAATAATAGGGTCTGGCATATAGCATCTCAAACACCTTGGCAGGCGTGCCCAAGCGTTCCAAAAGGCTCTGGTAAATGGAGGTGCACACGGTGCAGACCTCATCTTTAAATACCCATTCATACTGTTTTTCCGTAAACAGCTTCCATTTAAACTCATCGTTTTTGATCAATTCGTCCAGAACAGCGCGTCTCTGCTCCTTGGGTATCACCAGAAAGGGGTTGTCATGGCACAGGCAGGGGATCTCAATAAATTCAGGCTCCGGCCCTTCCAATTCGACCTTTTTTTGTTTTGTGCCCGGCTTTATTGCCGTTGATTCACTGTCAATGTACTGGATTAGTTTTTCAAAAGAAGAAAGGCTCATCAAAGACGGTTCACGACCTTTAAGTGTTTTGACATCCAGGCGCCAGACCACTTCATAGCGCAACCCTTCTTCGGTATTGGCATACTGCTCAAATTTTTCCAGAAGATTATTTAAAAAAGTGGATTTTCCGCATCCGTGGGGACCGTAAAACACATAGATCCGGTTCTGCTGGTTACCGTGGCGCAGATAATCCATCTGTTTCACAAACCGATTGGCAAACAGCATATCCGGAAAATACGGTGTATCGGAACCTTCCATGAAAAGCGTACCGGTATCATATTTGGTAATGGCAGAACTATCTATATCATTTTCTATTTCAGTCACATGAAGTTTAATCATGTCATGAAATGACTGAAAAATATTTCTTAAAATCCGGGAAGGGTTGGCATTAAGAAGCTGTAAAAATTCCTGGAAAGATACCGGTTTATGCCGTTGGTAATCCTGGATGTTCCGGTTTAAAAAATCCAGGGCCTGGGTTACGGATTCAACGGCATCAGAATCCACAGAACTGGTGTTGGTATCCATGGTCATGCCACCTCCCGTCTGTTTAACTTCCGTTTATCCATTATATAACATACCCTTTGCCACTTAATTTTTTCACGTTTGACGGCTGTTGATGTTGTTCCGGTACCTCCTGCAGATGGATCCAGGAAATGAACAGGAAGAGCCGTTTTCTGTTCTTTTCCAACAGGAATACTGGTTTCAAGGTACACAGGTCCTCCCCATAAAAATTCAATACCGATCATGGTATTTTCAATATAATCTGCTTTAAGGGGCTTGTTTTCAAATTCATGGACAAGGTAAAGTATACCGCCTTGGGTTTTTTCCTCATCCACATATATCATTGGTGGGTGATACAGGGTGTCGATGACCATATTTTTATAATCCTCGGCTTTCTTGGATTTAATATAGTACTGCCAG
This genomic window contains:
- a CDS encoding serine protein kinase PrkA, whose product is MTMDTNTSSVDSDAVESVTQALDFLNRNIQDYQRHKPVSFQEFLQLLNANPSRILRNIFQSFHDMIKLHVTEIENDIDSSAITKYDTGTLFMEGSDTPYFPDMLFANRFVKQMDYLRHGNQQNRIYVFYGPHGCGKSTFLNNLLEKFEQYANTEEGLRYEVVWRLDVKTLKGREPSLMSLSSFEKLIQYIDSESTAIKPGTKQKKVELEGPEPEFIEIPCLCHDNPFLVIPKEQRRAVLDELIKNDEFKWKLFTEKQYEWVFKDEVCTVCTSIYQSLLERLGTPAKVFEMLYARPYYFNRRLGNGISVFNPGDRPLRRNVILNQMLQSRINELFRDSNVINYIYSSYAKIHNGIYALMDIKSHNVERMVELHNIISEAIHKVENVEEHVEALFFALMNPEDKENIKDFPSFKDRIQYIDIPYVLDLTTEVKIYLTIFGRHIESSFLPMVLENFARVIICTRIGKKSPALEQWIKDPKKYLNFCDESLILLLMEIFRGSIPKWLNDEDKKALDKKAMKKIIAESEEYGKQGLSGRDSIKLFDRFYSRFAKEGRHINMLDLCSFFNKLEDPTRQMIPSGFLSSLLRMYDYCILQQVKECLYYYNEEQIAKDIKNYISAVTNEIGAVVNCIFTKEEIHVTETFLETIEIRLLSESADAKRRQDLRLDVLKEYTGFTLSHEIMIEGKDITQTRLFKKLHERYVHNLKKQVLEPFIDNANFRRAIKDFDTENFKAHDKRIKRDVKFLIDNLVSKFEYSQQGANEICIYVIDNDLANKLKGT